A stretch of Gadus macrocephalus chromosome 17, ASM3116895v1 DNA encodes these proteins:
- the LOC132445767 gene encoding macrophage mannose receptor 1-like has protein sequence MFWVRVSAVSLIGMVMLLSRPMTTESTSPEYHYYNQTLSWSDARSFCRVKHGDLATVTSMEEAQLLAQTAAGRGDAWIGLRFIGTARWLWSDGSGALSSSYWDKLEPNFVDGPNPCAETKEGGWNDLQCSTGRPIVCQGATSPYYFPQSYTWAWTFARDYCRSLGMDLPTIRSRSQITTIFNTVKTDVWIGLFLDRWAWSDESPTSLRYWMVGRPANLQGCAVVSVTDQGRWYEEQCEAEMPFVCQGGLKSQRVLMKLKMESHGDLDRSAASAQLLQQLEAQLRSQGISDFQLSWKSDIRRQDEINENPAAESHSPGRIVMLSSMSTESTSPEYHYYNQTLSWSDAQSFCRDKHSDLATVTSMEDAQLLAQTAAGRGDAWIGLRNDGPAWWLWSNGNGAQSSSYWLAGEPSYSECSTDCCAEVTASGWNDLKCTRVHNLVCQGKTSPYYFLQPHTWGWRAALDHCRSLDMDLPTVGSNPTVINAEGITSFWSGLFQDRWAWSDESPTSLRYWMVGMPANLQGCAVVSVTDQGRWYEEQCEAEMPFVCQGGLKSRRVLMKLKMESDDDLERSAASAQLLQQLEAQLRSQGISDFKLSWKSDIRRQDEINENPAAESHGPGSEELKLVCSDDSPTELMF, from the exons ATGTTTTGGGTGCGAGTCTCTGCGGTCAGTCTCATTG GGATGGTCATGCTTTTAAGTAGGCCTATGACTACAGAATCAA cctccccagAGTACCACTACTACAACCAGACCCTGAGCTGGAGCGACGCGCGGAGCTTCTGTCGGGTCAAGCACGGCGACCTGGCCACCGTGACCTCCATGGAGGAGGCCCAGCTCCTGGCCCAGACCGCCGCCGGCCGGGGCGACGCCTGGATCGGCCTCCGTTTCATTGGAACCGCCAGGTGGCTGTGGTCGGACGGAAGCGGAGCGCTGTCCAGTTCGTATTGGGATAAATTGGAGCCCAACTTTGTTGATGGCCCGAATCCCTGCGCAGAGACGAAGGAAGGGGGCTGGAACGATCTCCAGTGTTCCACGGGACGTCCTATTGTGTGCCAAGGTG CAACGTCGCCGTACTATTTCCCTCAGTCCTATACGTGGGCATGGACATTTGCCCGGGATTATTGCAGAAGCCTAGGTATGGACCTGCCCACTATCCGAAGCAGGTCCCAGATTACGACAATCTTCAATACGGTAAAAACCGACGTCTGGATCGGCCTCTTCCTGGACCGGTGGGCGTGGTCCGACGAGAGCCCCACCTCCCTCAGGTACTGGATGGTGGGCAGGCCCGCCAACCTCCAGGGCTGTGCCGTTGTCAGCGTCACGGACCAGGGCCGGTGGTACGAGGAGCAGTGCGAGGCCGAGATGCCTTTCGTCTGCCAGGGCG GTCTGAAATCGCAGAGGGTGCTGATGAAGTTAAAGATGGAATCGCATGGTGACCTCGATCGCTCAGCCGCCAGTGCTCAGCTCCTGCAGCAG cTCGAGGCGCAGTTGAGAAGTCAGGGGATATCAGATTTCCAACTCAGCTGGAAGAGCGACATCCGTCGTCAGGATGAGATAAATGAGAATCCTGCAGCTGAGAGCCACAGTCCAGGTC GGATTGTCATGCTTTCAAGTATGTCTACAGAATCAA CCTCCCCAGAGTACCACTACTACAACCAGACCCTGAGCTGGAGCGACGCGCAGAGCTTCTGTCGGGACAAGCACAGCGACCTGGCCACCGTGACCTCCATGGAGGATGCCCAGCTCCTGGCTCAGACCGCCGCCGGCCGGGGCGACGCCTGGATCGGCCTCCGTAACGACGGACCCGCCTGGTGGCTGTGGTCGAACGGAAACGGAGCGCAGTCTAGTTCGTATTGGTTGGCAGGGGAGCCCAGCTATTCGGAGTGCAGCACGGATTGCTGCGCAGAGGTGACTGCATCGGGCTGGAACGATCTCAAGTGTACCCGTGTACATAATCTTGTGTGCCAAGGCA AAACGTCGCCGTACTATTTCCTTCAGCCCCATACGTGGGGATGGAGAGCTGCCCTGGATCATTGCAGAAGCCTAGATATGGACCTGCCCACTGTCGGAAGCAACCCGACAGTCATCAATGCGGAAGGGATAACCTCCTTCTGGAGCGGCCTCTTCCAGGACCGTTGGGCGTGGTCCGACGAGAGCCCCACCTCCCTCAGGTACTGGATGGTGGGCATGCCCGCCAACCTCCAGGGCTGTGCCGTTGTCAGCGTCACGGACCAGGGCCGGTGGTACGAGGAGCAGTGCGAGGCCGAGATGCCTTTCGTCTGCCAGGGCG GTCTGAAATCGCGGAGGGTGCTGATGAAGTTAAAGATGGAATCGGATGATGACCTCGAACGCTCAGCCGCCAGTGCTCAGCTCCTGCAGCAG CTCGAGGCGCAGTTGAGAAGTCAGGGGATATCAGATTTCAAACTCAGCTGGAAGAGCGACATCCGTCGTCAGGATGAGATAAACGAGAACCCTGCAGCTGAGAGCCACGGTCCAGGTTCTGAAGAACTGAAATTGGTTTGTTCTGATGATAGCCCAACTGAACTTATGTTCTGA